A stretch of Candidatus Sphingomonas phytovorans DNA encodes these proteins:
- a CDS encoding CAP domain-containing protein: MRFLLMTLALLATGCSAAAPPQRVVEERSFSGVAPRGQALLRQAMIEAHDSARAAAGVPALAWNQALAADAERYAREMARTGKFEHAEQPMGPGRQGENLWTGTRGAYRYEEMAGHWVDERRYYRRGVTPDFSTTGRWEDAAHYTQIIWRGTTQFGCAMASNAKDDYLVCRYTPPGNVVGQMPT; the protein is encoded by the coding sequence ATGCGGTTTCTGCTGATGACATTGGCGTTGCTCGCGACGGGCTGTTCTGCCGCCGCCCCGCCGCAGCGCGTGGTCGAGGAACGCAGCTTCTCCGGCGTGGCGCCGCGTGGTCAGGCGCTGCTGCGTCAGGCAATGATCGAGGCGCATGACAGCGCCCGCGCGGCGGCGGGCGTGCCGGCGCTGGCGTGGAACCAAGCCTTGGCGGCCGATGCCGAGCGGTACGCCCGGGAGATGGCGCGCACCGGCAAGTTCGAGCATGCGGAACAACCCATGGGTCCCGGGCGTCAGGGCGAGAATCTGTGGACTGGAACCCGCGGGGCCTATCGTTACGAGGAAATGGCGGGCCACTGGGTCGATGAACGCCGCTATTACCGTCGCGGCGTGACGCCGGATTTCAGCACCACCGGCCGCTGGGAGGACGCCGCGCACTACACCCAGATCATCTGGCGCGGCACGACCCAGTTCGGTTGCGCGATGGCGAGCAACGCGAAGGACGATTATCTGGTTTGCCGTTACACGCCACCGGGTAACGTCGTCGGCCAGATGCCGACCTGA
- the hrcA gene encoding heat-inducible transcriptional repressor HrcA, translating into MSAPPITELNDRARDVFRVVVESYLDTGTPIGSRTIAHLSGLNLSPASIRNVMQDLEELGLLASPHTSAGRLPTEIGLRLFVDGMMQALEPSAEERAAIESRVSQVGPVEEALAATTAALSGLSACAGLVLVPKRELVLRQMSFVPLSADKALAVLVSEDGAVENRVIDLPAGVSPSALVEAGNYMTAMLSGLTIAQARARIEREIGEERALVDNVARALVERGLAIWSEDGNRRPVLIVRGQGRLIDAAAAADLERISDLLDDLEGKQEIARLLDSAGAGDATRIFIGAENKLFSLSGSSVIAKPFRGLDGRVVGVVGVIGPTRLNYARVVPMVDFTAATLARLMP; encoded by the coding sequence ATGTCCGCCCCGCCCATCACTGAGCTCAACGATCGCGCGCGCGACGTGTTTCGCGTTGTAGTGGAAAGCTATCTCGATACGGGCACGCCGATCGGGTCGCGCACCATCGCGCATCTATCTGGCCTCAATCTTTCGCCTGCCTCGATCCGCAATGTGATGCAGGATCTTGAGGAGCTTGGGCTGCTTGCCTCACCCCATACCAGCGCGGGGCGGTTGCCGACCGAGATCGGGCTTCGCCTGTTCGTCGATGGGATGATGCAGGCGCTGGAACCGTCGGCCGAGGAGCGCGCCGCGATCGAATCGCGCGTGTCGCAGGTCGGGCCGGTCGAGGAAGCGCTGGCCGCGACCACTGCGGCGCTCTCCGGCTTGTCGGCCTGCGCCGGGCTGGTGCTGGTGCCCAAGCGCGAACTGGTGCTGCGCCAGATGAGCTTCGTGCCCTTGTCGGCCGACAAGGCGCTGGCGGTGCTGGTGAGTGAGGACGGGGCGGTCGAGAATCGCGTGATCGATCTACCCGCGGGCGTATCCCCGTCGGCGTTGGTGGAGGCGGGCAACTACATGACCGCGATGCTCTCCGGCCTGACGATTGCCCAGGCTCGCGCCCGGATCGAGCGTGAGATCGGAGAGGAGCGCGCGCTGGTCGACAATGTCGCGCGCGCGCTGGTCGAACGCGGACTTGCGATCTGGAGCGAGGACGGCAATCGCCGCCCGGTGCTGATCGTGCGCGGGCAGGGCCGGCTGATCGATGCCGCCGCTGCCGCTGACCTCGAGCGGATCAGCGATCTGCTCGACGATCTCGAGGGCAAGCAGGAGATCGCGCGGCTGCTCGACAGTGCCGGTGCCGGTGATGCGACCCGCATCTTCATCGGCGCCGAGAATAAATTATTCTCGCTTTCGGGATCATCCGTCATTGCGAAACCCTTTCGCGGGCTGGATGGACGCGTGGTCGGCGTGGTCGGCGTAATCGGCCCGACTCGGTTGAACTATGCCCGCGTCGTGCCCATGGTGGATTTCACTGCCGCGACACTGGCGCGGCTCATGCCATAA
- a CDS encoding PAS domain-containing protein has protein sequence MPKASVQDAQPAPATKPALGFLDGGGEMGERIRAFDWSGHPFGPPQDWPLAIKVAVSLCLHSSFPIALYWGPELRLLYNDASAAVIAERHPSALGQRGADVRYDSWHLIGSRLETVFSTGEGYSTADQHIPMVLHGVPTDTWWTYSISPIRDENGVVLGVMSQGHDTTAKALAEASLRASEERLTMALDASGNVGTWEWDLASDTVVGDERMARLYGIDPKHAREGAPASAYMAHIHPDDYLPFSKVMQAAFAQESPVSTEYRLALPDGTGRWLAVQGRSRNGPDGRPERFSGVTLDITEAKLNEAALRHAKDEREFILALVERQRTQQDPDDVMQLTAEAVGRQLKVNRAGFFQVSDDTVIHYGACWSDGLPPLIGSVPSASFGVELGEVIRAGRTLVFSAPTDALRPSDAALDTTGSRAGISVPLVRDGRWEAGFYLSHAEPRAWTPGEIALVEETAQLCWDAVARVRATAGLRAMNESLVGEVVARTAERDRIWEVSQDLLGVADADGVWQSVNPAWTRVLGWSADEIVGKRSAWMLHPDDVERTREQVAAVARGEAIAGFENRFRTRTGEYRTLSWRDNVVDRKIYATARDVTDERRRQEVLLAAEERTRLVLEAMDGVGVWTYDVVADRFSSDTSFATLYGFDVAQQSSGVTMAEVLARIHPDDIAKVLKSIADARDVIGDGEIEYRLLRPDGSVRWIMTRSHLLRDAAGLPETAIGVGVDVTRQRELEDRLRQAQKMEAVGQLTGGLAHDFNNLLTAISGAMEMMQMRLKQGRIADLSRYIGAAQTASGRAAALTHRLLAFARRQPLDPKPIDINRLVAGMEDLIRGTAGPGVQVEVVKGAGALPTLVDPNQLENALLNLCINARDAMPDGGRLTIETGSVRLDEKTAQERDLIPGEYLSLCVGDTGTGMTPEVIARAFDPFFTTKPMGQGTGLGLSMIYGFARQSGGQVRIQSVVGQGTTMCLYLPCHDGPIDDDGQAGGAREAPRSDKGEAVLVVDDEPAVRMLVTEILGELGYAAIEAGDGPEALVVLQSDARIDLLVTDVGLPGGMNGRQVADAARAARPGIPVLFITGFAENAVVGDGPLDAGMELVTKPFSMEALAARIRDMIARV, from the coding sequence ATGCCCAAGGCTTCTGTTCAAGATGCGCAACCCGCCCCGGCGACGAAGCCGGCGCTCGGCTTTCTCGATGGCGGCGGCGAGATGGGCGAGCGGATTCGCGCGTTCGACTGGTCGGGACACCCCTTCGGCCCTCCGCAGGACTGGCCGCTGGCGATCAAGGTCGCGGTCAGCCTCTGCCTCCATTCGAGCTTCCCGATCGCGCTCTATTGGGGCCCGGAGCTTCGCCTGCTCTACAACGACGCGTCCGCGGCGGTGATCGCGGAGCGGCATCCCTCGGCGCTTGGCCAGCGGGGCGCTGACGTGCGCTACGATAGCTGGCACCTGATCGGCTCCAGGCTTGAAACCGTCTTCTCGACCGGTGAAGGCTATTCGACCGCCGACCAGCATATTCCGATGGTGCTGCACGGCGTGCCGACCGATACATGGTGGACCTACAGCATCTCGCCGATCCGGGACGAGAACGGCGTGGTGCTGGGCGTGATGAGCCAGGGCCATGACACCACGGCCAAGGCGCTCGCCGAAGCCTCGCTGCGCGCGAGCGAGGAGCGGCTGACCATGGCGCTCGATGCGTCGGGCAATGTCGGCACCTGGGAATGGGATCTGGCCAGCGACACGGTCGTCGGCGACGAACGGATGGCGCGGCTTTACGGCATCGATCCGAAGCATGCGCGAGAGGGGGCACCAGCCTCCGCCTATATGGCGCATATCCATCCTGACGATTACCTGCCGTTCAGCAAGGTGATGCAGGCCGCCTTTGCGCAGGAAAGCCCGGTCTCGACCGAATATCGCCTCGCGCTGCCCGATGGCACCGGGCGCTGGCTGGCGGTGCAGGGGCGCAGCCGCAATGGCCCGGACGGAAGGCCGGAGCGCTTTTCCGGCGTCACGCTCGACATCACCGAGGCCAAGCTGAACGAGGCGGCGCTGCGCCATGCGAAGGACGAACGCGAGTTCATCCTCGCGCTGGTCGAGCGGCAACGCACGCAGCAGGATCCGGACGACGTGATGCAACTCACCGCGGAAGCGGTCGGGCGCCAGCTGAAGGTGAATCGCGCGGGTTTCTTCCAGGTGAGCGACGACACCGTCATCCATTACGGCGCGTGCTGGTCCGACGGATTGCCCCCGCTGATCGGGTCGGTGCCGTCGGCCAGTTTCGGGGTAGAACTGGGCGAGGTGATCCGCGCGGGGCGCACTCTCGTGTTCAGCGCGCCGACCGATGCGCTCCGGCCAAGTGATGCGGCACTCGATACGACCGGGTCGCGGGCCGGGATCAGCGTACCGCTGGTGCGCGACGGACGGTGGGAAGCAGGCTTCTATCTGAGCCATGCAGAGCCGCGGGCATGGACCCCGGGAGAGATCGCGCTGGTCGAGGAAACCGCGCAACTCTGCTGGGATGCGGTCGCGCGGGTGCGGGCCACCGCGGGACTTCGCGCGATGAACGAGAGCCTTGTCGGGGAAGTCGTCGCGCGCACCGCCGAGCGCGACCGGATCTGGGAGGTGAGCCAGGATCTTCTCGGCGTCGCCGATGCGGATGGCGTCTGGCAGAGCGTCAATCCGGCCTGGACCCGGGTGCTCGGCTGGTCCGCGGACGAGATCGTCGGCAAGCGTTCGGCATGGATGCTCCATCCCGACGATGTCGAGCGCACGCGGGAGCAGGTTGCGGCAGTTGCCCGGGGCGAAGCGATTGCGGGTTTCGAGAACCGGTTCAGGACCAGGACGGGAGAATATCGCACGCTCTCGTGGCGAGACAATGTCGTCGACCGCAAAATCTATGCGACGGCGCGCGACGTCACCGACGAACGGCGCCGGCAGGAGGTGCTGCTAGCGGCGGAGGAGCGGACCCGGCTCGTGCTGGAGGCGATGGATGGGGTCGGCGTGTGGACCTATGACGTGGTCGCCGATCGCTTCAGCAGCGATACGAGCTTCGCGACGCTGTACGGGTTCGATGTGGCGCAGCAATCGAGCGGCGTGACGATGGCTGAGGTGCTGGCACGAATCCATCCCGACGATATCGCCAAGGTACTGAAATCGATTGCCGATGCGCGCGACGTGATCGGGGACGGCGAGATCGAGTATCGCCTGTTGCGGCCCGACGGTTCGGTCCGCTGGATCATGACGCGAAGCCACCTGCTGCGCGACGCGGCCGGCCTGCCCGAGACCGCCATCGGGGTGGGCGTCGACGTCACCCGGCAACGCGAGCTTGAGGACCGGCTGCGCCAGGCGCAGAAGATGGAGGCGGTCGGCCAGCTGACCGGCGGGCTGGCGCACGACTTCAACAACCTGCTGACCGCCATTTCCGGCGCGATGGAAATGATGCAGATGCGGCTGAAGCAGGGCCGCATCGCCGACCTGTCCCGCTATATCGGCGCGGCGCAGACGGCGTCGGGGCGCGCCGCGGCGCTGACCCATCGCCTGCTTGCCTTTGCACGGCGCCAGCCGCTCGATCCGAAGCCGATCGACATCAATCGGCTGGTCGCCGGCATGGAGGACCTGATTCGCGGCACGGCCGGACCGGGGGTGCAGGTCGAGGTGGTGAAGGGGGCCGGCGCACTGCCGACCCTCGTCGATCCCAACCAGCTTGAGAACGCGTTGCTCAACCTGTGCATCAATGCGCGCGACGCGATGCCCGACGGAGGCAGGCTGACGATCGAGACCGGCAGCGTGAGGCTCGACGAGAAGACGGCGCAGGAACGCGACCTCATTCCCGGAGAGTATCTGTCGCTATGCGTGGGCGATACCGGCACCGGCATGACGCCGGAAGTGATCGCTCGGGCATTCGATCCGTTCTTCACGACCAAGCCGATGGGGCAGGGCACAGGCCTAGGCCTGTCGATGATCTACGGCTTCGCGCGTCAGTCGGGCGGGCAGGTGCGGATTCAGTCAGTGGTCGGACAGGGCACGACCATGTGCCTGTATCTGCCGTGCCATGACGGTCCGATCGACGATGACGGCCAGGCCGGCGGTGCGCGCGAGGCGCCGCGCAGCGACAAGGGCGAGGCGGTGCTGGTGGTCGATGACGAGCCGGCGGTGCGCATGCTGGTGACCGAGATCCTGGGCGAGCTGGGCTATGCGGCGATCGAGGCGGGCGACGGGCCCGAGGCGCTGGTCGTGCTTCAGTCCGATGCGCGGATCGACCTGCTCGTCACTGATGTCGGCCTGCCCGGCGGGATGAACGGGCGGCAGGTGGCGGATGCCGCCCGGGCGGCACGGCCGGGTATACCGGTGCTGTTCATTACCGGGTTCGCGGAGAATGCGGTGGTCGGCGACGGCCCGCTCGACGCGGGGATGGAACTGGTGACCAAGCCGTTCTCGATGGAGGCGCTGGCGGCGCGGATCAGGGATATGATCGCGCGGGTGTGA
- a CDS encoding glutathione S-transferase family protein, giving the protein MLKLIIGNKAYSSWSLRGWLACKQSGLPFEEVVVPLYDADWDKRREGDEFAPSSGKVPILWDGDAVVWDSLAIIEYLAEKTERAKFWPEDDNARAMARSMAAEMHSSFTALRRKHSMNIRQVFPPKRPDEDVLADLGRIMELWAQARARFGGDGQFLFGEFGAADMMFAPVVTRIVTYSLPIARFAAGYMDAVLQHPFMQDWIAGAQEEEWVIEKFEVPVA; this is encoded by the coding sequence ATGCTCAAGCTCATCATCGGCAACAAGGCCTATTCCTCCTGGTCGCTGCGCGGCTGGCTCGCCTGCAAGCAGTCCGGGCTGCCCTTCGAGGAGGTGGTCGTGCCGCTGTACGATGCCGATTGGGACAAGCGCCGCGAAGGCGACGAGTTCGCTCCCTCCTCGGGCAAGGTGCCGATCCTGTGGGACGGCGATGCCGTGGTGTGGGACAGCCTGGCGATCATCGAATATCTCGCCGAAAAAACCGAGCGCGCGAAATTCTGGCCCGAGGACGACAATGCCCGCGCCATGGCGCGCTCGATGGCAGCGGAAATGCATTCGAGCTTCACTGCGCTGCGCCGCAAGCACAGCATGAACATCCGCCAGGTCTTCCCGCCCAAGCGGCCCGACGAGGACGTGCTCGCCGATCTCGGTCGTATCATGGAACTGTGGGCACAGGCACGCGCCCGTTTCGGCGGCGACGGCCAGTTCCTGTTCGGGGAGTTCGGCGCGGCCGACATGATGTTCGCGCCGGTCGTCACCCGAATCGTCACCTACAGCCTGCCCATCGCCCGCTTCGCCGCCGGCTATATGGACGCGGTACTGCAGCACCCCTTCATGCAGGACTGGATCGCCGGCGCGCAGGAAGAGGAATGGGTGATCGAGAAGTTCGAGGTGCCGGTCGCCTAA
- the grpE gene encoding nucleotide exchange factor GrpE produces MIEDEKIESPTAEDLREETAQAAPELADHDRVAKLEAELAEAKSGLLYAHAEAQNVRRRAEKEAADARTYAATAFARDLLSVADNLARGLEAIPAELREDEKLKNLITGLEATGRELESVFQRHGIKKMSTLGETLDPNFHQAMFELPSDKPVGTIVQEMQAGYMIKDRLLRPALVGVAKKAD; encoded by the coding sequence ATGATTGAAGACGAAAAGATCGAATCGCCCACCGCCGAAGACCTGCGCGAGGAAACCGCCCAGGCTGCTCCCGAGCTTGCCGACCATGATCGCGTGGCGAAGCTCGAGGCCGAACTGGCCGAGGCGAAATCGGGACTGCTCTATGCCCATGCCGAGGCGCAGAATGTGCGTCGCCGCGCCGAGAAGGAAGCGGCTGACGCACGAACCTATGCGGCCACGGCGTTCGCGCGCGACCTGCTCTCGGTCGCCGACAATCTCGCCCGCGGGCTCGAAGCCATCCCGGCCGAGCTGCGCGAGGACGAGAAGCTCAAGAACCTCATCACCGGCCTCGAAGCGACCGGCCGCGAGCTCGAATCGGTGTTCCAGCGCCACGGCATCAAGAAGATGAGCACCCTGGGTGAGACGCTCGACCCCAATTTCCACCAGGCGATGTTCGAGCTGCCGAGCGACAAGCCGGTCGGCACGATCGTCCAGGAAATGCAGGCGGGCTACATGATCAAGGATCGCCTGCTGCGCCCGGCGCTGGTCGGCGTGGCGAAGAAGGCGGACTGA
- a CDS encoding threonine synthase, with protein MNDNLTTDRASFVTHLECSMTGERYEADTLHGLSRVGRPLLVRYDLDMLRAMIPRAMVAARPTDLWRWRELLPVRATRDVVSLGEIETPLVPIPRSGGPNVLVKDEGRLPTGSFKARGLVMAVSMAKALGVKKIAMPTNGNAGAALAAYATRCGIETIVFCPDDTPEINVREIALQGARVYRVNGLIDDCGAIVGKGAAEGLWFDFSTLKEPYRIEGKKTMGLELASQFGWKLPDAIFYPTGGGTGLIGMWKAFDEMEKLGWIGSQRPRMFAVQASGCAPIVRAFEAGEEHAERWEDAATVAAGIRVPRAVGDFLILRAVRESGGQAVAVGDPAILKAVDDAARKDGLLLCPEGGATLAAYKEALRTGLVDEDEHVVLFNCATGLKYPMPEANAALDRHSEIDLAAL; from the coding sequence GTGAACGACAATCTCACCACCGACCGCGCCAGCTTCGTCACCCACCTCGAATGCTCCATGACCGGCGAGCGCTACGAGGCCGACACGCTTCACGGCCTGTCGCGTGTCGGGCGGCCGTTGCTCGTGCGCTACGATCTCGACATGCTCCGCGCGATGATCCCGCGGGCGATGGTCGCCGCCCGCCCGACCGACCTGTGGCGCTGGCGCGAACTGCTGCCGGTGCGCGCGACCCGCGACGTGGTCAGCCTGGGTGAGATCGAGACGCCGCTCGTGCCGATCCCGCGTTCGGGCGGGCCGAACGTGCTGGTCAAGGACGAAGGGCGGCTGCCGACCGGATCGTTTAAGGCGCGTGGTCTCGTCATGGCGGTGTCGATGGCCAAGGCGCTTGGCGTGAAGAAGATCGCGATGCCGACCAACGGCAATGCCGGCGCGGCGCTCGCCGCCTACGCGACGCGCTGCGGGATCGAGACGATCGTCTTCTGTCCCGATGATACGCCCGAGATCAACGTGCGCGAGATCGCGTTGCAGGGCGCGCGCGTTTACCGCGTCAACGGGCTGATCGACGATTGCGGGGCGATCGTCGGCAAGGGTGCGGCGGAAGGGCTGTGGTTCGATTTCTCGACCCTCAAGGAGCCGTACCGGATCGAGGGCAAGAAGACGATGGGGCTGGAACTGGCTTCCCAGTTCGGCTGGAAGTTGCCCGACGCGATCTTCTATCCGACCGGCGGCGGCACCGGGCTGATCGGCATGTGGAAGGCGTTCGACGAGATGGAGAAGCTCGGCTGGATCGGATCGCAGCGCCCGCGCATGTTCGCGGTTCAGGCTTCGGGCTGTGCACCGATCGTCCGCGCGTTCGAGGCGGGCGAGGAACATGCGGAACGCTGGGAGGACGCGGCGACGGTCGCGGCCGGCATCCGCGTGCCCAGGGCGGTGGGTGATTTCCTGATCCTGCGGGCTGTACGCGAGAGTGGCGGGCAGGCCGTGGCGGTAGGCGATCCGGCGATCCTGAAGGCGGTTGACGATGCAGCCAGGAAGGACGGACTCCTGCTTTGCCCCGAAGGCGGCGCGACGCTCGCTGCCTATAAGGAGGCGTTGCGCACCGGGCTGGTCGACGAGGACGAGCACGTCGTGCTGTTCAACTGCGCAACGGGCCTGAAATACCCGATGCCCGAGGCAAACGCGGCGCTCGACCGTCATTCGGAGATCGACCTCGCCGCACTGTGA
- a CDS encoding SET domain-containing protein-lysine N-methyltransferase, producing the protein MPIEPWFIVAIVCSLGGYAVYLTGLRRQLVQPNRASWLIWSAATAVEAGTYAAVNPGALQSWVFGLASIACVIVTLGIWRRSNWAAPSRGELICMAACLAALAVWIVSSNAFWAHMLVVAAVPVSFWPTWESVWQDRTRERSPAWGLWTVGDLATLLVATRSGDQHVGEYAYLFVELACHASVWFMVGLATINPLRSLGFRDGRFYILDAYSPTANLFSVGETHLGKTVYAALGFAEGETIIRFTGRRFRADRIPSLMRGSSDRFVQVTPDHYMGPSGRIDDLINHSCAPNAGLRFAAGSVFLVAVRDIAPGEEIAWDYSTTLKESNWHMICQCRSPECRRVIGNFETLSPERQEWFRARNLVAPYLRRKDMVEKRDRAA; encoded by the coding sequence ATGCCCATCGAACCCTGGTTCATTGTCGCGATCGTCTGCAGCCTGGGGGGGTATGCCGTCTATCTGACCGGCCTGCGCCGTCAGCTCGTGCAGCCCAATCGAGCCTCCTGGCTGATCTGGAGCGCGGCAACCGCGGTCGAGGCCGGCACCTATGCGGCGGTCAATCCGGGCGCGCTGCAAAGCTGGGTATTCGGTCTTGCCTCGATCGCCTGCGTCATCGTCACGCTCGGCATCTGGCGCCGCTCCAACTGGGCAGCGCCGTCGCGAGGCGAGCTGATCTGCATGGCGGCGTGCCTTGCCGCGCTCGCCGTCTGGATCGTCTCGAGCAACGCTTTCTGGGCGCATATGCTCGTCGTCGCGGCGGTGCCGGTCAGCTTCTGGCCGACCTGGGAAAGCGTATGGCAGGACCGCACCCGCGAACGCTCACCCGCCTGGGGCCTGTGGACGGTCGGCGATCTCGCCACGCTTCTGGTCGCGACCCGCAGCGGCGACCAGCATGTCGGCGAATATGCCTATCTGTTCGTCGAACTGGCCTGCCACGCCAGCGTCTGGTTCATGGTCGGCCTCGCCACGATCAACCCGCTGCGCTCGCTCGGCTTTCGCGACGGTCGTTTCTACATACTCGATGCCTATAGCCCGACCGCCAACCTGTTCTCCGTCGGCGAGACTCATCTGGGCAAGACGGTCTATGCAGCGCTCGGCTTCGCTGAGGGCGAGACGATCATCCGCTTCACCGGCCGCCGCTTTCGCGCCGACCGCATCCCCAGCCTGATGCGCGGATCGAGCGACCGCTTCGTGCAGGTGACGCCCGATCATTATATGGGCCCGTCAGGCCGGATCGACGACCTGATCAACCATAGCTGCGCGCCCAATGCCGGCCTCCGCTTCGCGGCGGGTAGCGTGTTCCTGGTCGCGGTGCGCGACATCGCGCCGGGCGAGGAGATCGCCTGGGACTATTCGACCACGCTCAAGGAATCGAACTGGCACATGATCTGCCAGTGCCGCAGCCCTGAATGCCGCCGCGTGATCGGCAATTTCGAGACGCTCAGCCCGGAACGGCAGGAATGGTTCCGCGCCCGCAACCTGGTCGCCCCCTATCTGCGGCGCAAGGACATGGTCGAGAAGCGGGACCGGGCAGCCTAG
- the rdgB gene encoding RdgB/HAM1 family non-canonical purine NTP pyrophosphatase: MTDEVQPQAIRKLVPGKLVIASHNPGKVREILEMLGPYGIEPLSAAALDLPEPEETGTTFLANAELKALQAADLTGLPALADDSGLCVDALNGDPGIFSARWAGEGKDFKVAMQRVNDALEATGPDASRDAHFMCVLALAWPDGHVEWFEGRVDGSLTWPPRGTGGFGYNPIFVPEGSDQTFAEMPDAKKAISHRARAFDAMMAAVL, translated from the coding sequence ATGACCGACGAGGTCCAGCCCCAGGCGATCCGCAAGCTTGTCCCCGGCAAGCTCGTCATCGCCAGCCACAACCCCGGCAAGGTGCGCGAGATCCTTGAGATGCTCGGGCCGTACGGGATCGAGCCGCTGTCGGCCGCGGCGCTGGACCTGCCCGAGCCGGAGGAGACCGGCACTACCTTCCTCGCCAATGCCGAGCTGAAGGCGCTTCAGGCAGCAGACCTGACCGGCCTGCCGGCGCTGGCCGACGATAGCGGCCTGTGCGTCGATGCGCTGAACGGCGATCCGGGGATCTTCTCCGCGCGCTGGGCCGGCGAAGGCAAGGACTTCAAGGTCGCGATGCAGCGCGTCAACGACGCACTTGAGGCGACCGGCCCCGACGCCAGCCGCGATGCGCATTTCATGTGCGTGCTCGCGCTCGCCTGGCCTGACGGGCATGTCGAGTGGTTCGAGGGGCGGGTCGACGGCAGCCTGACATGGCCACCGCGCGGGACCGGCGGGTTCGGGTACAACCCGATCTTCGTGCCCGAGGGCAGCGACCAGACCTTCGCCGAGATGCCTGATGCGAAGAAGGCGATCAGCCATCGTGCGCGGGCGTTCGACGCGATGATGGCGGCGGTGCTGTAA
- the rph gene encoding ribonuclease PH: MRPSGRTPDQMRTITIEPRFTRHAEGSVLIGFGDTKVLVTASVEEKVPPFLRGKGEGWVTAEYGMLPRATHTRGQREAAKGKQSGRTQEIQRLIGRSLRAVTDMKLLGERQIVLDCDVIQADGGTRTASISGAWVALRLAIDGLLASGKLTVDPLSQKVAAISCGIYNGTPVLDLDYDEDSNADADANFVLLENGNIAEAQATAEGATYDEEALLRLLRLARIGCADIFAAQARAVAK; this comes from the coding sequence ATGCGCCCATCAGGCCGCACCCCCGATCAGATGCGCACGATCACGATCGAGCCGCGCTTCACCCGCCATGCCGAAGGCTCAGTGCTGATCGGCTTCGGCGACACCAAGGTGTTGGTGACCGCCTCGGTCGAGGAGAAGGTGCCTCCCTTCCTGCGCGGCAAGGGCGAAGGCTGGGTCACGGCCGAATATGGCATGCTGCCCCGCGCCACCCATACGCGCGGCCAGCGCGAGGCGGCCAAGGGCAAGCAGTCGGGCCGTACCCAGGAAATCCAGCGGCTGATCGGCCGTAGCCTTCGCGCCGTCACCGACATGAAGCTGCTCGGCGAGCGCCAGATCGTGCTCGATTGCGACGTGATCCAGGCCGATGGCGGCACCCGCACCGCCTCGATCTCGGGCGCGTGGGTCGCGCTGCGGCTCGCGATCGACGGGCTGCTTGCCTCGGGCAAGCTCACGGTCGATCCGCTCAGCCAGAAGGTCGCGGCGATCTCCTGCGGCATCTATAACGGCACGCCGGTGCTCGACCTCGACTATGACGAGGATTCGAACGCCGACGCCGACGCGAACTTCGTGCTGCTCGAGAACGGCAACATCGCCGAGGCGCAGGCCACCGCCGAAGGCGCGACCTATGACGAGGAAGCGCTGCTCCGCCTGCTCCGCCTCGCCCGCATCGGCTGCGCGGACATCTTCGCCGCCCAGGCCAGGGCAGTCGCGAAATGA
- a CDS encoding cupin domain-containing protein, which yields MPKLDLDTIPQTNATGYPSPHSEKVQGRWYRRLAPASGLNDFGVSHVTLEPGAWSSQRHWHEGEDEFVVMLAGEAVLVDDNGETVMRAGDCAAFPKDDGNGHVLQNRSDAVCVFVAVGRPSETDCHYPDIDMHLFSGKGFRRKDGGDF from the coding sequence TTGCCCAAGCTCGATCTCGATACAATCCCGCAGACCAATGCGACCGGTTATCCGTCGCCACATTCCGAGAAGGTCCAGGGCCGCTGGTATCGTCGCCTTGCGCCGGCATCGGGGTTGAACGATTTCGGGGTGAGCCATGTCACGCTGGAGCCGGGCGCATGGTCTTCGCAACGGCATTGGCACGAGGGCGAGGATGAGTTCGTCGTGATGCTGGCCGGCGAAGCGGTCCTGGTCGACGACAATGGGGAGACGGTGATGCGCGCCGGCGACTGCGCGGCCTTTCCGAAGGACGACGGTAACGGTCATGTGCTCCAGAACCGCAGCGACGCCGTGTGCGTATTCGTCGCGGTCGGGCGGCCGTCGGAAACCGATTGCCACTACCCGGACATCGACATGCACCTGTTTTCCGGAAAGGGATTCCGGCGGAAGGACGGCGGCGATTTTTAA